The stretch of DNA TCACTAGATATTGAAGTAAGAAGACTATGAGTAAATCTGGTGCTGTCGTTGTAAAATCGATAAAACCGCTTAGCCGCTTCCGAAAAGATAGGGGCATCAGCATAATGGTGGTGGCCGCAAACATCCCAATCAATATGACTATAAGAAGAGAAACGGATAATATAGTCATTGTATAAAAATACTTTTCCATACCATCGCCTTCAAAAAACCTTAATATGGAAGGATATTGATCGACATGAACCAACCAAGTTAAGTTGTTTAAGACATATTCCTTATATTGGCTAAAGTGAAATTCAATGCTCTTATGATTTACATTGAATACAAATAGAATTGGAATGTTTAATAAACAAATAAAGCCAGCAAGCATTGCAATCAATCTCACTGGAAGATAGGCTACTTTTTTTATCAACCCACTCATACCTTTCTAAATATTTCTAATTGCAAGAATAAATATATCCTACATTCAGACTAATTTCCACAATGTTGTAAAAAAGAGTGTCAGCAAAACGTTAAAAGGATGGGTAAATTCACAGCAGAAATAAAACCTACTAGAATAACTATAAATCTTATAGGTAAAAATATTTTCTTCGTATACAAGAACTTCATTCCCTTCCTCCAATTTTTTCCGTATTTACAAATATATCGCAGGAAAACAACAAATTCCACAATTTAAAAAATTTTATAAATATATCCTCAAACCCTGTAACTATCTAACTGAATCTTTCGTCTATTAGGAATGCGGAAAGAACTCAAATATTTACATAAAGGATGTTGTTATGAGAGGTTTAAAGATCATTAAAAGATTGTTCTTCCTTATTATCCAATGTCTTGTCGGGGTTGAAGTATTAATAATAATCGCTGTTTTCCCGGAATTATTTAAAAATTTAACTTTTAATGGAGCACCATTCCTCCAAGCTGCTTATGACTTGAATATAAAACTGTTTACATTTGGGGATTTTTTATTGAGGGATCAGAAGAATTCTGTATTTCCGGTTATTTTTTATAAATACATGGATTCGATGAAAATGTTAGGTTTAAGCTTTTTAACAGCCTGTTTGATTGCCTTCATCATTGCGTATGTGGGTCTTATATTTTTCAAAAGTAAATTAAAGTATATTAAAAGTTTCCTAGAGATCCTCGAGTCTATACCTGACCTAATGATTATTTTGTTACTGCAATTTGCGGTTATCATAGTTTATAAGAAAACGGGTATTAAGCTGGCCCAAGTTGTTTCCGTAAGAGAAGAAGCGATTCTTCTCCCAGTCATCAGTTTAAGTGTCCCTATCAGTCTATACATAACAAAAGTACTAATTCATTACATTGAAGAAGAATTAGAGAAGCATTATGTCATGCTGGCGAAAGCAAAGGGCTTTACCTTTTCATATATCCTAAATGTCCATGTACTTAGAAATATTGCGGATGGCATGTTCGGAACATCAAAAATGATTTTCTGGTCTATGCTTTCAACTTTATTAGTGATTGATTACTTGTTTAATATGAATGGCCTGCTTAGAGTGATGTTAACGGCGGTAGATCCATTTATTATCGGGTGCATCTTAATTTTTATTCCATTTTTTGTTATTTTTCGGATTTATGAATGGGTGAGTTTTGAAAACAGAAAGGATACACAATAATATGCTGGTATTTTTGCTAAAGAGGAAAAGGTTCTTATTCAGTGCTATGTTTCTAATCGTACTCTTTACTGGGAGTATTCTTAATACTTTATTGAATGATGGGCAAATCAGGCAGATTAGGTTTCATGCTGATGAAAAGGGGAATATTGTGGATCGTCCCCCTTATGCGCCATTGACCGAGTATGTATTAGGTTCTGATTCTTTTGGCTATGATCTTGTACATATGATGGTGGAGGGGGCAAAATGGACAATAGGTATTACTATTGCAATCGTCATTCTCAGGATGTTATTTTCAATTATATTGGCGTCCTTCATTTATCCTTTAAACAATCGGATATATAACTGTATAAAAACTATTTTCGAACCATTCTCGGTTGTACCTCAGACCATTATTGCATACTTTATTTTGTTTAGCGTTTTGTGGATGCCACTTGATGGCTTTCATACGCCCTTTTGGTTACGAGCATCTTTTGAGGTATTTATTTTAGTCGCTCTTGCCATTCCGAGCTTAACCATTCATATATCGGGTGAAATGAGGCATGTTGAAAAAGAAGATTTCATTGAAGTCTCAAGAACACTAGGTTCTACTAAGCGCTATATCTTTTTTAAACATATAATCCCACATGTGTATGAAAAATGGATCATATCATTTGGCCAACAATTTATTCAGACTTTACAGCTTCTCGCTCATCTTGGATTTATGAAGCTATTTTTTGGAGGTACCCACTATCCAGACGATGATACGCCTCCTCGAACAATCTCTTTTGAATGGTCAGGCGTGATTGGAGGAGATATCAGTTATCTTTATTCACAGCAGCCCTGGATTATCTTAGTACCAATCGGATTCTTTATTGTTACGGCCATTAGTGTTGCACTAATAAACCAATCAGTTAAAGCTTATTTTGAAAATAAAACGATGGTTCGTTTAAAAAAAGATAATTAATTGAAGTAAATCGGAAGAGAAGGGAATAGTCTTTATTATGAGGAGGGGGAAAATGCTACGAAATGTTATCATGGTGAGGGATGATGAAGAAAGCGTGAAACAAGCCATAAGAGAAATCCTGCGTTCAAAAAATAAAGGTCATGAGGTGGCTCTTGATTTAACAAGAATTAAAGATAAAACTAGGAAGACTGAAATTATGAAGCGGTTAACAAAATATTAAAGGAGGTTATCTTAATAAAGATGCCTCTTTTTTTTTGAATAATTGTAGGTATTTTGAACTGCTCACAAATTATGCAAATTTTAATAAATATTTACTTTATATTATAGAAGAAACTCGGAGGTAAGATAAAATCTACATAGTAAAAGGCAATGATTTCAAGTACTGGAATCATTGCCTTTTTTTACTGTTTTTTTCAACTATTGCCTCAACCGTTTGAGTACTTTATCTACAAAGTTTGCATGATTGATATCTAAATCCAATATTTCATTTCTAAAGGATTTAAAACGTCCATTCGCTACTTCCAGTGTAAAGTACCCTCTTGGACTTAATAGGTTAATGTCACCAATAATTTTTTTCCCACGTTCAGGATCAAACAAATGAACTAAGTTAGGATTGCTTGGATGGGGTCTGAACATACACCCCTGTTCCACGCAAACTCTTACGATATTACGTACTTTCGGATGTGTGATACTCTCAATTTTCTTATTAACTTCAATGCTGACCATTTTGTATCCTCCTTTCACATCTTAAAAAAATATGCGGGTAGAAGGTGTTTCATTCCGCTTTATGAATTTAATTGTCAGAAACTTTAGTCTTCATGTGCGAGGGATTTAATGATAAACTAATAAAAAATCATTAATCGAAGTGAGGACAAAAATGATAAAAGCCATTTTTTTTGATTTAGATGATACGCTACTGTGGGACCAAAAAAGTGTAAAAGAAGCCTTTGCAGCAACATGTAGATTAGCAGAGGTGAGGTATGGCCTTTCTGCAGATCAACTTGAGGAAGCTGTTCGTGATGCAGCTAGAAACTTATATTCTTCCTATGAAACGTTTGCGTTTACACAAATGATTGGGATTAATCCTTTTGAAGGATTATGGGGTAATTTTTTAGATGATACAGAAGATTTTAAGAAAATGAAAGAAATTGTACCCACCTATCGAAAAGATGCTTGGACATCAGGATTATCAGCAATGGGTATTGATGACCCTGAATTTGGAATGGAGCTAGCAGAGCGGTTTCCACAGGAGCGGCGAAACCATCCATTTGTCTATGATGAAACATTTAAGATTCTAGATGGTTTAAAGGGAAACTATCAACTTCTTCTATTAACCAACGGATCTCCTGATCTTCAAAATACGAAACTAGCCATTACACCTGAATTAGTTCCTTATTTTGATCATATTGTTATTTCTGGTGATTTTGGTCGAGGAAAGCCAGATCCTTCGATATTCGAGCATGCTTTATCAAGTATGTCTTTAAAAAAGGACGAAGTTATAATGGTTGGTGATAACCTGATGACCGATATTCTTGGCGCAAACAGAGCTGGAATAAAAACCGTTTGGATTAACCGTCAGGATAAACAACGAAATGAAGTCATTCCTACATTTGAAATTAAACATTTGGAAGACCTCTATTCTATATTAGAAAAATTAAATAGAAACTAAAAATAATTTGTAAGAGGACACTGCCATACATGTGGGCAGTGTCTTTTTATTAGGATAATCACGAGACATGTTCTTAAAGTTTTCACATTTATAACTATAATAATGATGTTAATCACTATCAGCTAATTAACTTAATGGTAAGTTATTAATGAGATAACTTTAACAAAAGTATTTAGCTACAGTGAAGGAGAGTCCTAAAATGAGTGAAATTATTAATAATCGTGAACAACTAATGACTAAAAATACAGACCGTCTTACCATATTAAAAGGAATCTTCCAAGATCTTCATAACGGAAGAAATTTAGATGAGGTAAAAGCTCATTTTGATGCATTGATTGGGAAAATTACAGTGGATGAAATCACACAGCTCCAGCATGAGTTTTCAAAAGAGGGTAGTATTCCAAAAGATGAGTTACAGCGTATCTATCAGGAACATAGTGCCATTTTTCAAGGTTCAATAGAAAGGGAAAATAATTTGCAAAATCCAGAGGATCTACCAGGGCATCCGGTTCACACGTTTAAACTGGAAAATAGGGAAATTGAAAAGCTGCTTCAACAACTGGTACAAGTCCATGTGGATGAGTTTATAAGAGACGATTCCTCTGATAATATTTACCGCCTTCTGCAGGATATTAATCTCTTAATAGACATTGATAAGCACTACAGCCGTAAAGAGAACTTACTATTTCCTTATTTAGAAAAGTACGGAATCTTTGGGCCAACTACCAATATGTGGAGAATTGATGACTTTATTCGTGATGCTATAAAAGAAGCAAAACAAAAATTAGCAAGCTATCAAGGTGGAAGGCAGGAGGTCCTTGGGGTCCTAAATTTTGTCATCCAGGAAGTAACTGGAATGATATACAAAGAAGAAAACATCCTTTTTCCAATGGCTTTAAAAAATTTATCTGAGGATGAGTGGATTAAAATTGCTCATGAAAGTGATGAGATTGGCTTCTGTTTAACAGTCCCTGCGGAAGAATGGAAGCCAGAGAGAAAAGCCTTAGCTGAGAATGCTATAACCGAAGGATATATTAAGATGGAAACTGGATTTTTATCTTTAAAGCAATTAGAACTTCTATTAAACCACTTACCAGTTGATATTACTTTTATTGATCATGAGGATGTAGTTCGCTATTTTTCCCACGGAAAAGAAAGAATTTTCGCCCGTACAAAAGCAGTTATTGGACGTACGGTTCAGAATTGTCATCCGCCAAGAAGCGTGCATGTGGTAGAAGAATTATTGGAAGATTTTAAAGCTGGGAAAAAAGACAGTGAGGATTTTTGGATTAAGTTCCGAGATAAATATGTATATATTCGTTATTTTGCTGTTCGGGATGAGAAAGGAAGCTATATTGGTACACTAGAATTTACACAGAATATTGATCCGATAAAAGCCATTGAAGGTGAAAAGCGAATTCTCTCCTAAAGGCAATAAATTGAGAAAGTTAAAAAAGGTCTCATCAGCTAATGATGGGGCTTTTTTCCTTTTAATATGTTGATTTGGTGAAAAAATACATTTCTAATTAGAAGTGTAACTTTATTCCTATTTTTAGCGACTATAGTCCTGAAAACAAAAAACATGTTAAATAAGGGGATATGAAAATGGCAAACAAGAAAATATATTTTGTCATAAGCACGGCTGTATTATTCGGACTTTTAACAGGCTGTGGCACAAGTACAAAAACGAATGGTACCAATGTTGGAATCAAAACGGAGAATCAAAAGCAAGAAAAAGTGACCGCAAAATTTATTCCTTCACTTGAAATAAAAGAGGATAACCATGACATGACAGTCAAATATGCAGTTAAAAATATATCCGGCAAAAAACAGACACTAACCTTTTCTAATGGTTTAAAAGCTGACTTTATTGTATACGATCAGAATGGAAAAAAAGTTAAACAATATTCAGAGGAGATTTCCGCAACACAAGCTACGGAAGAAATTTCATTAGAAAATAATAAAGAAATGGAACAAAAATTTACTATATCTGATCTTCCAAATGGTCAATATAAATTGGAGGTTTTTCTGACTTCAAAAGAGGAAAAGGCAAAGACTGAGGCAGAGTTTATAGTAAAGAATTCTTTATATACTAATAGTTCAGGTCAGTATGTAGGTCAAATGGATCCACATACAATAGAAGTAAACGTTGATGGAAATAAAACCGCCTTTCAATTATCAGATGAAGCCATTAAACAATTAACATCGATAAAAGAAGGTGACCAGATTTCGTTTATCTATTCAGAAAAGGAAAGTGGACAAAAAACAATTGAAAGGTTTTTTAAAGAGTCGTAATAAAACGTAAACCTGCCATGCCACCTGTTAGTAATAAGGGTACATGGTAGGTTTTTTCATTTTTAAAACACTTACTCTCTTGAAACGAATATAATCCTCTTATGTTTAATAGGATTACTATATATAGGTATAGTACTACTTTTGAAAAAACAAGGTGCATATTTTGTTTTTTTAATAGAGGCTGATGATAAATGCCGGTGAAAACTTATGTGATAAAAAGGAGGGTGACATGATTAAGGTAAGAAATCTGGTAAAGTCTTTTGGTTCACAAACTGTTTTAACTGATATTAATTTGTCCGTTTCTGAAAAAGAGGTTGTTGTCATTATTGGTGCGAGTGGTTCTGGAAAAAGTACATTACTTCGCTGCCTTAATTTCCTTGAAATGTATGATCAGGGAGAAATCACGTTAAAGGGAGAAACAATTCAACCAACTAGCACCAACCTGAACAAAATTCGTGAAGATGTCGGAATGGTATTTCAACATTTTAATCTTTTTCCACACATGACTGTGTTGGAGAATGTGATGGAAGCCCCTGTGCATGTAAAAGGGATGGACAAGACTCAAGCAAAACAAAAAGCGTTAGTATTACTTGAAAAAGTAGGATTATATGACAAAGCTTCAGCCTATCCGAAAAATCTTTCAGGTGGTCAAAAGCAACGCGTAGCTATTGCACGTGCACTTGCCATGGAACCACGAATCATGCTGTTTGATGAACCGACATCTGCACTTGATCCGGAACTTGTTGGAGAAGTTCTTCAGGTAATGAAGCGGCTGGCAAAAGAGGGAATGACGATGGTTGTTGTTACACATGAAATGGGGTTTGCAAGAGAAGTAGCAGATCGAGTGGTTTTTATGGGGGATGGAAAGATTCTCGAAGAAGCACCGCCGAACGAATTTTTCGTCAATCCCCAGCACGTGAAAGCCAAGCAATTTTTAAATAGTATTCTTTAAAAAATGGAGGGATTT from Bacillus sp. SLBN-46 encodes:
- a CDS encoding ABC transporter permease subunit, producing MRGLKIIKRLFFLIIQCLVGVEVLIIIAVFPELFKNLTFNGAPFLQAAYDLNIKLFTFGDFLLRDQKNSVFPVIFYKYMDSMKMLGLSFLTACLIAFIIAYVGLIFFKSKLKYIKSFLEILESIPDLMIILLLQFAVIIVYKKTGIKLAQVVSVREEAILLPVISLSVPISLYITKVLIHYIEEELEKHYVMLAKAKGFTFSYILNVHVLRNIADGMFGTSKMIFWSMLSTLLVIDYLFNMNGLLRVMLTAVDPFIIGCILIFIPFFVIFRIYEWVSFENRKDTQ
- a CDS encoding ABC transporter permease subunit yields the protein MFLIVLFTGSILNTLLNDGQIRQIRFHADEKGNIVDRPPYAPLTEYVLGSDSFGYDLVHMMVEGAKWTIGITIAIVILRMLFSIILASFIYPLNNRIYNCIKTIFEPFSVVPQTIIAYFILFSVLWMPLDGFHTPFWLRASFEVFILVALAIPSLTIHISGEMRHVEKEDFIEVSRTLGSTKRYIFFKHIIPHVYEKWIISFGQQFIQTLQLLAHLGFMKLFFGGTHYPDDDTPPRTISFEWSGVIGGDISYLYSQQPWIILVPIGFFIVTAISVALINQSVKAYFENKTMVRLKKDN
- a CDS encoding HAD family hydrolase; translated protein: MIKAIFFDLDDTLLWDQKSVKEAFAATCRLAEVRYGLSADQLEEAVRDAARNLYSSYETFAFTQMIGINPFEGLWGNFLDDTEDFKKMKEIVPTYRKDAWTSGLSAMGIDDPEFGMELAERFPQERRNHPFVYDETFKILDGLKGNYQLLLLTNGSPDLQNTKLAITPELVPYFDHIVISGDFGRGKPDPSIFEHALSSMSLKKDEVIMVGDNLMTDILGANRAGIKTVWINRQDKQRNEVIPTFEIKHLEDLYSILEKLNRN
- a CDS encoding DUF438 domain-containing protein — encoded protein: MSEIINNREQLMTKNTDRLTILKGIFQDLHNGRNLDEVKAHFDALIGKITVDEITQLQHEFSKEGSIPKDELQRIYQEHSAIFQGSIERENNLQNPEDLPGHPVHTFKLENREIEKLLQQLVQVHVDEFIRDDSSDNIYRLLQDINLLIDIDKHYSRKENLLFPYLEKYGIFGPTTNMWRIDDFIRDAIKEAKQKLASYQGGRQEVLGVLNFVIQEVTGMIYKEENILFPMALKNLSEDEWIKIAHESDEIGFCLTVPAEEWKPERKALAENAITEGYIKMETGFLSLKQLELLLNHLPVDITFIDHEDVVRYFSHGKERIFARTKAVIGRTVQNCHPPRSVHVVEELLEDFKAGKKDSEDFWIKFRDKYVYIRYFAVRDEKGSYIGTLEFTQNIDPIKAIEGEKRILS
- a CDS encoding BsuPI-related putative proteinase inhibitor — its product is MANKKIYFVISTAVLFGLLTGCGTSTKTNGTNVGIKTENQKQEKVTAKFIPSLEIKEDNHDMTVKYAVKNISGKKQTLTFSNGLKADFIVYDQNGKKVKQYSEEISATQATEEISLENNKEMEQKFTISDLPNGQYKLEVFLTSKEEKAKTEAEFIVKNSLYTNSSGQYVGQMDPHTIEVNVDGNKTAFQLSDEAIKQLTSIKEGDQISFIYSEKESGQKTIERFFKES
- a CDS encoding amino acid ABC transporter ATP-binding protein translates to MIKVRNLVKSFGSQTVLTDINLSVSEKEVVVIIGASGSGKSTLLRCLNFLEMYDQGEITLKGETIQPTSTNLNKIREDVGMVFQHFNLFPHMTVLENVMEAPVHVKGMDKTQAKQKALVLLEKVGLYDKASAYPKNLSGGQKQRVAIARALAMEPRIMLFDEPTSALDPELVGEVLQVMKRLAKEGMTMVVVTHEMGFAREVADRVVFMGDGKILEEAPPNEFFVNPQHVKAKQFLNSIL